Within Candidatus Rokuibacteriota bacterium, the genomic segment TCGAGCATGGCGATGATCGCCTCGTCGTCGGGCCAGCCGCCCACCAGCCGGTTGGCCTTCTCGACAGCCGCCTTGAGGAGGTACAGCGCGGTGTAGGCCCCCTCGGCCTCGAAGTTCGGATACTCCTTCCACTTGTCGTGGAAGCCCTTTACGAAGTGGACGTTGGGAAGCCACTTGTTCCCCCGGCGGGTAGGTGAAGTGGTAGTTGGCGTGGACCCCGGCGACGATCCCCTCCGGGTGGTCCTTGCCGATCGAGTGGGGGGCGGCACCGAAGGCCAGGGTCGTGGCGTACTTCATCTTCTTGA encodes:
- a CDS encoding ABC transporter substrate-binding protein, with protein sequence MPPPTRSARTTRRGSSPGSTPTTTSPTRRGNKWLPNVHFVKGFHDKWKEYPNFEAEGAYTALYLLKAAVEKANRLVGGWPDDEAIIAMLEGLMWPSPAGYIYIRPDNHQGYKDAMTGFLRNSPDYPFPVLDPKRVITVPIRSITAPPGWPKPGTTHNDPTATYNWIKETWPTASG